ATCATAACAATTGCAGCAGAAAGGAAGCACAAACTCCATGAATAATTTTTCCCTAAATAAATAGGAATAGCTCCTCCTAGCATTCCGCCAATATTAATTCCCGCATAAAACAATCCGTAACCTGCGTCACGGCGTGTGTCATTTTCATGATACAATTCACCTACCATTGAAGAAACATTTGGCTTAAAAAAACCTGTTCCAATAATAGAAAGCGTTATTCCGTAATAAAAGAAATCATGCGGATTTGCAGCAATAAGCAAATTCCCCAAAATCATAACGATTCCTCCAAAAAGAAGCGACTTTTTAAAACCTAAAACTTTATCAGCAAAAATTCCCCCAATAAATGTAAAAGCATAAACAAAAGCCTGTACAGCACCATATTGAAGATTTGCTTTTCCTTCAACCAAACCTAATTGATCTACCATGAAAACTGCTAAAACCCCTCTCATTCCGTAGAAGCAAAAACGCTCCCACATTTCAACTAAAAACAAATACCACAATTGTTTTGGGTATTTACCTTCAAAATTTTGAATTTCGTCTAAAGTAATTTTATGTTCCATATTATCTAACACCATGCATCATTTTTTTCAAGAATGGAGTCAAAGCAAATAAGATAATTGCCGCAATACCTGTAAGCACTACAAATACCATAAAGAACTCATATAAATTGTGTATTTCAAATCCGGCAAAAAAGTGGTTATGAGCACTAATTTGGTGTTTTTCTAATAAAGATAATTGCTCCGTAGTTGGCACAATTTTGTTATCTAAAACTGCCTGAAGATCAATTCCTAATTCTTTAGCTTTTGCAAATTTATCCCCCGTTGCAGGTAAGATAGAACCCAAAGTTCCCCCTAATGCATAACCAGACGCATTAGACAAGAAAAATACTCCGTATAATAATGAAGCGAAACGTTTTGGAGATAATTTACCAACCAATGACAAACCAATTGGAGACAAACATAACTCAGCACACGTATTCAAGAAATACAACAAGATAAGCCATTTTACTAATAACAATCCTGAAGTTCCAATGTACGAAACCTGAGTAGCGATCATAAAGAAACTAATCGAAATTACTACTAAACCTACCGCTAATTTTACTGGAGAAATCGGCTCTTTGCCTTTAGCTCTTAAAGTATCCCAAAGAATACTGAAAGGCACTGCTAAGATAACAACAAATAATCCGTTAAAAATCTGAACCATTGATGGAGGCATTTGCCAGCCAAAGAAGTTTCTATCTGTTTGATTATCTGCAATAAATGTTAAAGATGAACCCGCTTGCTCGAAAGCTGCCCAGAAGAAAATGATAAAAAACGAAACGATATAGATTACAATAATTCTATCTCTTTCAACTTTAGTTAACGAGGTATCAGAAATAATCAATCCCGCTAACGACAATCCACTAGAATAAATTAAAGTATAAATTAAATTCTGACCTACTACATAGTGAAAAAAGAACCCTAAACCAACAAATGCTAATCCGGCAATCAACAAAGCTTTACTAGAAAAATTAGCTTTTTGTGCTTCTCCTTCTTCAAAATCAGAAGCCTCATTTTTAGAAGGCAAACCTCCTAATGGTCTTCCTTCAGGAGAAACTACATATTTGTTTTTCAAGAAGTAAAAAAGAATTGTTCCCAACAACATCGCAACAGAAGCCGCCATGAATCCCCATCTAAAAGCATGAATATCTCTAATTCCGCCAGCATCTTTTACATCTCCTAACAAAGGACAAATAGACTGACCTAAAAAAGCTCCGATATTAATTCCCATATAGAAAATAGTAAAAGCACTATCTAATTTTGTTTTCTCCTGTTTAGGATACAAACTTCCAACCATACTTGAAATGTTTGGTTTAAAGAATCCGTTACCAAAAACAATAACACCTAAAGCAGAGTACATAATCACTTTAGCCAAACCTAAATTAGATTCAAAAACACTTCCACTGGTAAACAACAACAATTGCCCAATTGCCATAAGTAATCCACCTAATAAGATACAATTTCTGTTTCCTAAAAAACGATCGGCAACAAAACCTCCTAACATTGGAGTTAAATAACAAAGTCCCAGAAAACCTCCATAAATTAAAGAAGCTTCTTCTTCCTTCATTAATAATGAGTTTACAAGAAATAAAGTCAATAACGCTCGCATTCCATAAAAATTGAATCGCTCCCACATCTCCGTTCCAAATAATACCCAAAGTCCTTTTGGATGCGCAGTTTTTACTTGAGTTTCTCCCATATTATTCATTATTATATTAAAGGTTAATTGATTTAGATTATAAATTTTCTTTGATAAAATTAGTCATTTTGTTATACAATTGAATTCTTGTTTTTCCACCATAAATACCATGGTTTTTATCTGGATAGATTTGAGAATCGAATTGTTTATTTGCCTGAATTAAAGCTTCCATCATTTGCATTGAATTCTGAACATGAACATTATCATCACCAGAACCATGAATTAATAAAAACTTACCTTTTAATTTATCAACGTGATTTATTGGAGAGTTTTGATCGTATCCGCTTGCATTTTCCTGAGGAGTCTGCATGTATCTCTCTGTATAAACACTGTCATAAAATCTCCAGTTTGTTACCGGAGCAACAGCGATTGCCATTTTGAAAACATCGTTTCCTTGAAAAATACAGTTAGAAGCCATAAAACCACCATAACTCCATCCGAAAATACCAATTCTTGAAGCGTCAACATAAGGATATGCTCCAATTACTTTTGCAGCGTCAATCTGATCTTCAACTTCGTATTTTCCTAATTCTTTTTGAGTAACTTTTTTGAAATCTGCACCTTTAAAACCAGTTCCTCTACCATCAATACAAGCTACAATATAACCTTGTTGTGTAAGTGATAAAAACCAGTAATCATCGCTATTATTCCAATCGTTGTTTACTTGTTGTGATCCCGGACCAGAATATTGGTACATGAAAACAGGATATTTTTTTGAAGGATCAAAATCTTTCGGTTTTAAAATCCATGCATTAAGTTCGTTTCCTTTTGCCGTTTTTAAAACAAAGAATTCTTTTGCAGGAAGGTTATATGCTTTTAATTTATCAGCAAGAGCCTGATTATTCTCGATAACCTGAATTTCTTTTCCTGTTTTAGCCTCGTTTAAAGTATAAGTTGTAGGCTGTAAATTACTTGAGAAAGTATTAATAAAGTATTGGAAATTTGGACTAAAAGTAGCTGCACTTGTTCCTACTTTTGAAGTTAAACGTACTTTGTTTTTTCCGTCTAAACCAATTCTGTAAATATCTCTGTTGATAGAACCATTTTCTGTAGACTGATAGAAAATAGTTTTTGTTTTTTCGTCTAAACCGTAGTATGAAACCACTTCCCAGTTTCCTTTTGTAACCTGGTTTTTAAGTTTTCCAGTTTTATCATAAACATAAATATGATTAAAACCATCTTTTTCGCTTGTCCAGATAAAACTATTATCTTTTAAGAAAGTCAAATTATCTGTAATATCAACATATGCTTTGTCTTTTTCATTCAAAACAACTTTTGCTGCTGCAGTTGTTCCATCGACAAATAATAAATCAAGATTATCCTGATGACGATTTAAAACCTGAGCAGACAATACATTAGCATCATTTGTCCATTTTAATCTTGCGATATAAAAATCATTATAATTACCTAAATCAACTTTTTTAGTACTGTTTCCAACTACATCGTATACATGCAAAGAAACTACCGAATTCTTCTCTCCCGCTTTTGGATACTTAAAAGTTTCAACTGTTGGATATAAATCTTTATGAAACATAGACATAGAAAACTCCGGAACAGCACTTTCATCAAAACGGATGTAAGCTATTTTTTTACTGTCTTTACTCCAGTCAAAAGCCCGTACAAAAGCAAATTCTTCTTCATAAACCCAATCCGTAATACCATTTATAACAGCATTTTTCTTTCCGTCAGTTGTAACAGCTGTAGATTTTTTTGAAGCTAAATCATACACATAAAGATTATTTTCTCTTGCATAAGCGATTTTAGTTCCGTCTGGTGAAAAAGTTGGCTCCTGAATTTGAAAATCAACCAATTTTGTTAGTGATTTTGAAGCGATATCGTATAAAAAATAATCTGCTGTAAATGAATGACGAAAGATTTTATTAGTATGAGTAGCAACTAAAATCTTTTTTTCTGAAGCATCAAAGATGTAGCTATCAATTCCGTCAGCAAGTTCTTTGTAGTTTTTTGTATCAATTAAGTTAGATACCTTTTTTAAAGTTGCAAAATCGTATAAATCAATCTGCTTGCTCCTGGTTGACTGATCTACATTTAAAACAGTGTATTGATCTGTGTTTTTTAAAGATTGCAATTCATCCATTCCTTTTGCACGGAATGCACCGCCATAAATGCTCTCAACAGTAATTTTTTGTTGACCAAAAACAGTCGCAACAAATAACAAAAGCATTACAGTAATTTTACTTGTATTCATCAGAATTATTTAATTTTAAAAAAGAGCCCAATTTTAGTGAAAAAAATAAACATATTACACATTATAAGTGTTAAATGTAAAAAAAAATAACGATTGCGTATTTTCATCTTTCAAATACATTGCAATGAAAAGTCTTAAAATAGTATCTTTGCAGCAACATTATTATTTAATATACTGAGAATGAACAACGCTGTTGCCGGATTTTCTAAATTATCCAAAAAAGAAAAAATTAATTGGATTGCCAATGAATACTTTTCTACTCCAGAAGAAGCACTAAATATTATAAGAAATTACTGGAATTCAGACAAAAAGCTCCAACAACTGCATGACGAATTCATCGAAAATACAATTACAAACCTATATATTCCTCTTGGAGTTGCCCCTAATTTTTTGATCAATGGAAAATATAAAACAATTCCAATGGCAATCGAAGAAAGTTCAGTTGTTGCTGCAGCTTCAAAATCTGCTAAATATTGGGCAACAAGAGGCGGATTTAAAGCAACAGTAATCAATACTGAAAAAATTGGCCAGATTCATTTTACTTTTAAGGGCGATGCTGAAAAACTAGAATTGTTTTTTAACGCCATTAAACCAAAGTTTTTCTCCGAAACGCAAAGTATCACCAAGAATATGCAACAACGCGGAGGCGGTATATTGGATATTCAGTTAAGAGACAAGAGAAATTTACTTGAGAACTACTTTCAGCTCCATGCAACTTTCGAGACCAAAGACAGTATGGGGGCTAATTTCATCAACTCATGCTTAGAACAATTTGCTACAACCTTAAAAGAGGAATTTCAGCATTCTGAATTATTTACAGAAGATGAAAACATTAAGGTTGTAATGAGTATTTTATCTAATTATGTTCCTAATTGCATCGTTAGAGCCGAAGTTTCCTGTCCTATTGAAGAGTTAGCCGAAAAACATATTTCAAATCCTCAGGAATTTGCCGAGCGTTTTGTTCAGGCCGTTCAGATTGCCGAGGTAGAGCCTTTTAGAGCAGTTACGCACAATAAAGGAATTATGAATGGTGTTGATGCTGTTGTTCTGGCAACAGGAAACGATTTTAGAGCTATTGAAGCCGGCATACATGCTTATGCTTCAAAAAACGGGCAATATTCAAGTTTATCTCACGCAAAAATAGAAAATGGCATCTTTACTTTTTGGCTTGAAATACCTTTGGCTTTGGGTACTGTTGGAGGGCTAACTTCTCTACATCCTCTTGTAAAACTTTGTCTTGAAATGCTTGAGAAACCTTCTGCACAAGAATTAATGGAAATTGTTGCTGTAGCTGGTCTGGCACAAAATTTTGCTGCATTACGATCATTAACTACAACCGGAATCCAGGAAGGACATATGAAAATGCACTTAAACAATATCATTAATCAATTTGAGGCAACAGATGAAGAACGTCATTTGATTAAAACTCATTTTAAGAAAACTGCCGTTTCTCATAGTGCTGTTGTAGAGTTTATTGAGAATTTAAGAAAATAGAATATATAAAAATTCCAAAAAATCTTAGCCTCCAAATAAAATTCCAAATTCCAACGATAATTGGAATTTGGAATTTAAAATATTGGGATTTATTTAAAATCGAAGTATGAAAACAACTTTTTACAGTAACGGAAAATTATTTATCTCTGGAGAATATTTAGTCCTGGATGGTGCAGATGCTTTTGCATTACCAACCAAATTTGGACAAAATTTAATTGTTGAAGATGGAAACGATAAAACCATTGAATGGAAAAGTTACGATTATGATCAACAACTTTGGTTTGAGAACACCATTTCGTTTGATGAAATTATAAATAATACAAATCCCGAGATTGAAACTGTAAAATCAACCCTCATTAATATTCTGCATGAGGCTTATCTTCTTAATCCGGATTTTATTAATCAGGCTCAAGGGTACAAAGTTAAGACAAATCTTACTTTTCCAAGAAATTGGGGACTAGGAACATCCTCTACTTTGATTAATAATATTGCACAATGGACCAAAATCAATGCTTTTACACTTCTAAAAAATAGTTTTGGAGGAAGTGGTTATGATATTGCCTGCGCACAAAATAATACTCCTATTGTTTACAAAATAGAAAACAACAGCGTTACGCCAGTTTCATTCTATCCTGACTTTACAAAAAATATTTTCTTTGTATATCTTAATAAAAAGCAAAACAGTAAAGCAGCAATTCATGCTTACAACAATCATAAAAGTCAGAATTTAACCAAAAATATTGTTGAAAATAACAAGATTACTGAGGCGATTTTAAATGCTAAAACTTTAAATGAGTTTGCCAAAGCAGTTGAAAAACACGAAGTTCATCTTAGTAAAATTCTTGAATTGGACACTATAAAAGAACGCGCTTTTCCTGATTTTAATGGCGCAATTAAGAGTCTTGGTGCGTGGGGCGGAGATTTTGTAATGGTGGTTTCAAAAGAAAACCCAACAACTTATTTTGAATCTAAAGGATACAATACAATCCTAACTTATGATGAAATGATCTTAAAGGAGTAATTGTCATTTCTAGAATCTGATTTAGTAAAGCAAAATCAGTACATTTTCTTATCCGATTTGTTTAGACTCGAGGTGCCGGACTTTTTGATTCTCCAGTTCATTAGACTCTATAAGTGTATTATGGAGTCGTTCTGCCATCTTTTCTATACTATTATTAATAGAATCATAAACCAGCTCCATTCTACGGTGTTTTTCTTCTTTAACCGCTTTTAAAACATCCTCAACAAATACTTTATCGTATTTTTCAGCTACAGAATCACGAGTATTCGTTAATCTTATAACATAATCGTTGCTTAATATAGTCACTTTAAAATGCTGCTCTTCGTTGCTTAAATAGTATTTCCCTCCCAACTCATCAACATTGATGTCGGTGCTGCTCACTTTTAAAAGCTCAATGATGATTCCATAAATATGATTTTCTATTTTAGAATATACTCTGGGCTTTCTACGAAACAAACTAAACAAAAACATTAACCAACTGATTATTAAAATACTTATTCATTTTTTTAACTCACGATTTTAAAAACAAACATTAAACTAATTTTATTCTGTTTAAATAAAATTTCAGCAAATTAACAGTAATAATTTTAATAACACAAATTTGTTAAGATTAAATTTCTATTATTCCTATATAATTAAGAAAAAATTGTCAATTATTTATTACAAAACAAGTTAGAGAATTAATTAAAGCAAAAAACCCGAAGATTCGATTGAATCTTCGGGTTTTTAATCTTTATTTATTTTACTAAAAACTAGTAATTAAATTGTAATCTGTTATCTTCAATTTTAGCATTGCTTTTCAAAGCTGGTAAAATTCTGTTAGTATCAGATGCGCTTTGTGCTTTTACTTTAGCTACATACTCTGCATGATTAGCAAGAGCAGGAGCTTTTACTGTACTGATGTTTTTTACAACATATACTCCAGTATTTCCTTCAATTGGAGCAGAAACTTTATTTGCAGCTAATGCAAACGCATTTCCAACAACTTTTGGCTCTTGACCAACTCCTCCAGGTAATACAGGATTATCTAAAGTAACATTTGTAGCTTGTTGAACTGCTACACCAGCACTTTTAGCAATAGCTTCGATTGTAGAACCAGTTAATTTAGCTTTTAGCATTTCTGCTTTTTTCTTGTTTTTCAAGATAGACTCAACATAAGGTCTTGCTAAACTTACAGATACTAAACCTGATTTGTTTTCGCTTTTGTATTGTGCGATCACGTGTCCAACGTTTGCAATTTCGAAACGCTTAACATCACCTGTACTAGTTTCTTTATCAAATGCCCATCTTACAATGTTACGTTGGTTTCCTAG
The sequence above is drawn from the Flavobacterium sp. N2038 genome and encodes:
- a CDS encoding peptide MFS transporter, producing MGETQVKTAHPKGLWVLFGTEMWERFNFYGMRALLTLFLVNSLLMKEEEASLIYGGFLGLCYLTPMLGGFVADRFLGNRNCILLGGLLMAIGQLLLFTSGSVFESNLGLAKVIMYSALGVIVFGNGFFKPNISSMVGSLYPKQEKTKLDSAFTIFYMGINIGAFLGQSICPLLGDVKDAGGIRDIHAFRWGFMAASVAMLLGTILFYFLKNKYVVSPEGRPLGGLPSKNEASDFEEGEAQKANFSSKALLIAGLAFVGLGFFFHYVVGQNLIYTLIYSSGLSLAGLIISDTSLTKVERDRIIVIYIVSFFIIFFWAAFEQAGSSLTFIADNQTDRNFFGWQMPPSMVQIFNGLFVVILAVPFSILWDTLRAKGKEPISPVKLAVGLVVISISFFMIATQVSYIGTSGLLLVKWLILLYFLNTCAELCLSPIGLSLVGKLSPKRFASLLYGVFFLSNASGYALGGTLGSILPATGDKFAKAKELGIDLQAVLDNKIVPTTEQLSLLEKHQISAHNHFFAGFEIHNLYEFFMVFVVLTGIAAIILFALTPFLKKMMHGVR
- a CDS encoding S9 family peptidase codes for the protein MNTSKITVMLLLFVATVFGQQKITVESIYGGAFRAKGMDELQSLKNTDQYTVLNVDQSTRSKQIDLYDFATLKKVSNLIDTKNYKELADGIDSYIFDASEKKILVATHTNKIFRHSFTADYFLYDIASKSLTKLVDFQIQEPTFSPDGTKIAYARENNLYVYDLASKKSTAVTTDGKKNAVINGITDWVYEEEFAFVRAFDWSKDSKKIAYIRFDESAVPEFSMSMFHKDLYPTVETFKYPKAGEKNSVVSLHVYDVVGNSTKKVDLGNYNDFYIARLKWTNDANVLSAQVLNRHQDNLDLLFVDGTTAAAKVVLNEKDKAYVDITDNLTFLKDNSFIWTSEKDGFNHIYVYDKTGKLKNQVTKGNWEVVSYYGLDEKTKTIFYQSTENGSINRDIYRIGLDGKNKVRLTSKVGTSAATFSPNFQYFINTFSSNLQPTTYTLNEAKTGKEIQVIENNQALADKLKAYNLPAKEFFVLKTAKGNELNAWILKPKDFDPSKKYPVFMYQYSGPGSQQVNNDWNNSDDYWFLSLTQQGYIVACIDGRGTGFKGADFKKVTQKELGKYEVEDQIDAAKVIGAYPYVDASRIGIFGWSYGGFMASNCIFQGNDVFKMAIAVAPVTNWRFYDSVYTERYMQTPQENASGYDQNSPINHVDKLKGKFLLIHGSGDDNVHVQNSMQMMEALIQANKQFDSQIYPDKNHGIYGGKTRIQLYNKMTNFIKENL
- a CDS encoding hydroxymethylglutaryl-CoA reductase, degradative; the encoded protein is MNNAVAGFSKLSKKEKINWIANEYFSTPEEALNIIRNYWNSDKKLQQLHDEFIENTITNLYIPLGVAPNFLINGKYKTIPMAIEESSVVAAASKSAKYWATRGGFKATVINTEKIGQIHFTFKGDAEKLELFFNAIKPKFFSETQSITKNMQQRGGGILDIQLRDKRNLLENYFQLHATFETKDSMGANFINSCLEQFATTLKEEFQHSELFTEDENIKVVMSILSNYVPNCIVRAEVSCPIEELAEKHISNPQEFAERFVQAVQIAEVEPFRAVTHNKGIMNGVDAVVLATGNDFRAIEAGIHAYASKNGQYSSLSHAKIENGIFTFWLEIPLALGTVGGLTSLHPLVKLCLEMLEKPSAQELMEIVAVAGLAQNFAALRSLTTTGIQEGHMKMHLNNIINQFEATDEERHLIKTHFKKTAVSHSAVVEFIENLRK
- a CDS encoding GYDIA family GHMP kinase, which produces MKTTFYSNGKLFISGEYLVLDGADAFALPTKFGQNLIVEDGNDKTIEWKSYDYDQQLWFENTISFDEIINNTNPEIETVKSTLINILHEAYLLNPDFINQAQGYKVKTNLTFPRNWGLGTSSTLINNIAQWTKINAFTLLKNSFGGSGYDIACAQNNTPIVYKIENNSVTPVSFYPDFTKNIFFVYLNKKQNSKAAIHAYNNHKSQNLTKNIVENNKITEAILNAKTLNEFAKAVEKHEVHLSKILELDTIKERAFPDFNGAIKSLGAWGGDFVMVVSKENPTTYFESKGYNTILTYDEMILKE